In one Nocardia tengchongensis genomic region, the following are encoded:
- a CDS encoding metal ABC transporter ATP-binding protein, whose product MAETPAVRLSGARLSFGDRTLWEGLDLEAAAGEFIAVLGPNGSGKTSMLRMLLGQVALSAGTAEVAGSPARLGNPAIGYVPQQKTIEGGAQLRGVDLVGLGVDGHRWGIGFRGRKERKRKVAEAISAVGAEKFAYAPLDALSGGEQQRLRVAQALAGDPRVLLCDEPLLSLDLANQRLVSELIDRRRRTHDTAVLFVTHEINPILPLVDRVLYLVDGQFRIGTPDEVMTSETLSELYGTEVDVLRVRGRLVVVGTGDAMDALGESGAAHCHGSTGKNHGEREARA is encoded by the coding sequence ATCGCGGAAACGCCGGCGGTGCGACTATCGGGTGCACGGTTGTCGTTCGGGGATCGGACCCTGTGGGAGGGGCTGGATCTCGAGGCCGCGGCCGGGGAGTTCATCGCGGTGCTGGGTCCCAACGGGTCCGGGAAGACCTCGATGCTGCGGATGCTGCTGGGACAGGTGGCATTGAGCGCGGGGACCGCCGAAGTGGCGGGATCGCCCGCGCGGCTGGGTAATCCGGCCATCGGGTACGTGCCGCAGCAGAAGACCATCGAGGGCGGGGCGCAGCTGCGGGGCGTCGATCTGGTGGGGCTCGGGGTGGACGGGCATCGCTGGGGAATCGGATTCCGGGGCCGCAAGGAGCGGAAACGTAAAGTCGCGGAAGCCATCTCGGCCGTCGGTGCCGAGAAGTTCGCCTATGCGCCGCTGGACGCGCTGTCCGGCGGTGAACAGCAGCGGCTGCGGGTCGCGCAGGCGCTGGCGGGAGACCCCCGGGTGCTGCTGTGCGACGAACCGCTGCTGTCCCTGGATCTGGCGAATCAGCGGCTGGTGTCCGAACTGATCGACCGGCGGCGCCGCACCCACGACACCGCCGTGCTGTTCGTGACCCACGAGATCAATCCCATTCTGCCGCTGGTCGATCGGGTGCTGTACCTGGTCGACGGACAGTTCCGGATCGGCACGCCCGACGAGGTGATGACCTCCGAGACCCTGTCCGAGCTGTACGGCACCGAGGTGGACGTGCTGCGGGTGCGGGGACGCCTGGTCGTCGTCGGCACCGGCGACGCCATGGACGCGCTCGGCGAATCCGGCGCGGCCCACTGCCACGGCAGCACCGGCAAGAACCACGGCGAGCGGGAGGCGCGGGCCTGA
- a CDS encoding A/G-specific adenine glycosylase — translation MDTDALIDWYRDTARDLPWRRPGVTAWQILMSEIMLQQTPVVRVEPIWREWVARWPVPSAMAAAPQGEVLRAWGKLGYPRRALRLHECAQVLAAEHGDEVPADVDVLLGLPGIGAYTARAVACFAYGQRVPVVDTNVRRVVARAVHGRAEAGNPAARDLAETEELLPARVDRAAVMSAALMELGALVCTARTPDCERCPLPACAWVSAGRPASEVVRKVQKYEGTDRQARGRLLDVLRGSSGPVERVRLDLAWTRDPGQRDRALDSLLVDGLIEQTPDGLFALAGEGS, via the coding sequence ATGGATACGGACGCGCTCATCGACTGGTATCGCGATACCGCGCGGGATCTGCCGTGGCGGCGGCCCGGGGTTACCGCTTGGCAGATTCTGATGAGCGAGATCATGCTGCAGCAGACCCCGGTGGTGCGGGTGGAGCCGATCTGGCGGGAGTGGGTGGCGCGCTGGCCGGTGCCCTCCGCGATGGCGGCCGCACCGCAGGGTGAGGTGCTGCGGGCGTGGGGCAAGCTCGGCTATCCGCGGCGGGCGCTGCGGCTGCACGAGTGTGCGCAGGTGCTGGCCGCCGAGCACGGCGACGAGGTGCCCGCCGATGTGGACGTGTTGCTGGGTCTGCCCGGTATCGGGGCGTACACCGCCCGCGCCGTCGCCTGTTTCGCGTATGGGCAGCGGGTTCCGGTGGTGGACACCAATGTTCGGCGGGTAGTGGCGCGGGCGGTGCACGGTCGCGCCGAGGCCGGGAATCCGGCCGCCCGGGATCTGGCCGAGACCGAGGAGTTGCTGCCGGCGCGGGTCGATCGGGCCGCGGTGATGTCGGCCGCCCTGATGGAGTTGGGTGCGCTGGTCTGCACCGCCCGCACGCCGGACTGCGAGCGTTGCCCGCTGCCGGCGTGCGCGTGGGTGTCGGCGGGCCGTCCGGCTTCCGAGGTGGTGCGCAAGGTGCAGAAGTACGAGGGCACCGATCGTCAGGCGCGGGGCCGGCTGCTGGATGTGCTGCGGGGTTCGTCGGGGCCGGTGGAGCGGGTTCGCTTGGACCTGGCCTGGACTCGCGATCCGGGGCAGCGGGATCGCGCGCTGGATTCGCTGCTGGTCGACGGCCTCATCGAGCAGACGCCCGACGGCTTGTTCGCGCTGGCCGGTGAGGGCAGCTGA
- a CDS encoding metal ABC transporter permease → MEKLSKLFSQLFDLSTTAHLMSYDFVQQAVIAAALLGLLAGAIGPLIISRQMSFAVHGTSELSLTGAAAALLAGIGVGTGAIIGSVVAAVLFGVLGSRARERDSVIAVVLSFGLGLSVLFLWLGPERAGSKFSLLTGQVVSVGNSGLGLLATCTAAVLVVLAAVYRPLLFASSDPEVAVARGVPVRALSIVFAVLLGVTAAFGVQIVGALLVLSLLITPAAAAAQLTASPARVAVLSIVFAEIAAVGGILLSLAPGVPISTFVTTISFTIYLICRVVGSRTRNRRRVLVAA, encoded by the coding sequence ATGGAGAAGCTGTCCAAGCTGTTCTCGCAGCTGTTCGACCTGTCGACGACCGCGCACCTGATGTCCTACGACTTCGTGCAGCAGGCGGTCATCGCCGCCGCGCTGCTCGGCCTGCTGGCCGGGGCCATCGGCCCGCTCATCATCAGCCGCCAGATGTCGTTCGCCGTGCACGGCACCAGTGAGCTGTCACTGACCGGCGCGGCCGCCGCCCTGCTGGCCGGTATCGGCGTCGGCACCGGCGCGATCATCGGTTCGGTGGTGGCGGCCGTGCTGTTCGGCGTGCTCGGTTCCCGTGCCCGCGAACGCGATTCGGTGATCGCGGTGGTGCTGTCCTTCGGCCTCGGGCTTTCGGTGCTGTTCCTGTGGCTCGGCCCGGAACGCGCGGGCTCCAAATTCTCGCTGCTCACCGGCCAGGTGGTGAGCGTCGGCAACTCCGGCCTCGGCCTGCTGGCCACCTGCACCGCGGCGGTGCTGGTGGTGCTGGCCGCCGTCTACCGACCGCTGCTGTTCGCCAGCTCCGACCCGGAAGTGGCGGTGGCGCGCGGGGTTCCGGTGCGAGCCCTGTCGATCGTGTTCGCGGTACTGCTCGGCGTGACGGCCGCCTTCGGCGTGCAGATCGTGGGCGCGCTACTGGTGCTGTCGCTGCTCATCACCCCCGCCGCCGCGGCCGCCCAGCTCACCGCGAGCCCGGCCCGGGTGGCGGTGCTGTCGATCGTGTTCGCCGAGATCGCCGCGGTCGGCGGCATTCTGCTGTCGCTGGCCCCCGGCGTCCCGATCTCGACCTTCGTCACCACCATCTCGTTCACGATCTATCTGATCTGCCGGGTGGTGGGCTCCCGCACCCGCAATCGCCGCAGAGTCCTGGTCGCCGCCTGA
- a CDS encoding carbonic anhydrase produces MPHNNPISAWKALREGNERFVNGTLQHPSQGAIDRTKLLAGQQPGAVLFGCGDSRVAAEIIFDQGLGDMFVVRTAGHVIDSSVLGSIEYGVHVLNVPLIVVLGHDSCGAVRATIDALDHGNVPGGFIRSVVERVTPSILIGRREGLESVDDLEARHVEETARLLMQRSMIISQRVATGECAIACVTYNLGDGEIKLRRVIGNIGEVV; encoded by the coding sequence ATGCCGCATAACAATCCGATCAGTGCGTGGAAAGCCCTGCGTGAAGGCAACGAGCGCTTCGTGAACGGCACGTTGCAGCACCCAAGCCAGGGGGCGATCGATCGGACCAAACTGCTTGCCGGGCAGCAGCCCGGGGCGGTGTTGTTCGGCTGCGGCGACTCCCGGGTCGCCGCCGAGATCATCTTCGATCAGGGTCTCGGCGACATGTTCGTGGTCCGCACCGCCGGGCACGTCATCGACTCCTCGGTCCTGGGCTCCATCGAATACGGCGTGCACGTCCTCAACGTGCCGCTCATCGTGGTGCTCGGGCACGACAGCTGCGGCGCGGTCCGCGCCACCATCGACGCCCTCGACCACGGCAATGTCCCCGGCGGATTCATCCGCTCGGTCGTCGAGCGGGTCACCCCGTCCATCCTGATCGGCCGCCGCGAAGGCCTGGAATCGGTCGACGACCTCGAGGCCCGCCACGTCGAGGAGACCGCCCGCCTGCTCATGCAGCGGTCGATGATCATCTCCCAGCGGGTGGCCACCGGCGAATGCGCCATCGCCTGCGTCACCTACAACCTCGGCGACGGCGAGATCAAACTGCGACGGGTCATCGGCAACATCGGTGAAGTGGTCTGA